A section of the Marinoscillum sp. 108 genome encodes:
- a CDS encoding glucosaminidase domain-containing protein, which produces MQRPYFRLIAVFALAGLLSCSEPQMVLVLSPTQVTVLHADDILVIDDTLVRPMLYHNLPHFEELPVEESKAKFIGAVLPAILIAKFKIDSVRTEVMALTQKKKWTPTDSALYRTQTERFRAKNISSLLDKMQTHPNSIVLAQAIVESGWGSSRFFQEANNLFGIWSYNTSEPRIAAGKSRNGTRIYLRKYDNISESIVDYFETVARARAYRHFREARKTTSEVATLVPHLRYYSERRDEYVEQLQTIIRQNDLTQYDRHQLDPAYFIPKTLP; this is translated from the coding sequence ATGCAACGCCCATATTTTCGTCTGATTGCCGTTTTCGCACTAGCGGGTCTTCTGAGCTGCAGTGAACCCCAAATGGTCCTGGTGCTCTCTCCCACGCAAGTGACGGTACTGCATGCAGATGACATCCTGGTCATCGACGACACACTGGTGAGGCCGATGCTCTATCACAACCTACCTCATTTTGAAGAACTTCCGGTGGAAGAATCCAAGGCGAAATTTATAGGGGCGGTACTACCCGCCATCCTCATTGCCAAATTCAAAATTGACAGTGTGCGTACGGAGGTCATGGCCCTGACCCAGAAAAAGAAATGGACCCCGACAGACTCCGCTCTCTACCGCACACAGACCGAGCGCTTCAGAGCGAAAAACATCTCATCGCTTTTGGATAAGATGCAGACACACCCAAACAGCATCGTATTGGCGCAAGCCATAGTGGAAAGTGGCTGGGGATCATCCAGGTTTTTCCAGGAAGCCAATAACCTCTTTGGAATCTGGTCCTACAATACCTCAGAGCCGCGAATAGCAGCGGGAAAAAGCAGAAACGGGACCCGCATCTATTTGAGAAAGTATGACAATATTTCAGAATCCATTGTGGACTATTTTGAAACCGTGGCCAGGGCACGAGCCTACAGACACTTCCGGGAAGCCCGCAAAACCACCAGTGAAGTCGCCACACTGGTGCCCCATCTCCGATATTACTCCGAGCGACGCGATGAGTACGTGGAACAACTCCAGACCATCATCCGGCAAAATGACCTCACACAGTATGACAGGCACCAACTGGACCCGGCTTATTTTATCCCCAAAACGCTTCCCTGA